In one window of Paenarthrobacter nicotinovorans DNA:
- the prcB gene encoding proteasome subunit beta — protein MQDPSNGPLATQATSSFTEHLQRSRPELLPFSQALPAGTVPSSPHATTIVALTYAGGVLMAGDRRATMGNVIASRHIEKVFPADEYSVLGIAGTAGLAIDITRLFQVELEHYEKIEGTLLSLVGKANRLGAMIRGNLPMAMQGMAVIPLFAGFDHVSGIGRLFSYDVTGGRYEEQEHHSVGSGSVFARGALKKLWKPNLSEEDAVAVAVEALYDAADDDSATGGPDPVRQLWPVVYTVNRAGNRRVPERDLAAIAGAIVESRAIAGREA, from the coding sequence ATGCAGGACCCATCAAACGGCCCCCTGGCCACCCAGGCAACGTCTTCATTTACCGAGCATCTCCAACGCTCTCGTCCTGAACTCCTTCCCTTCAGCCAGGCGCTTCCCGCCGGCACCGTGCCGTCATCGCCGCACGCCACCACGATCGTCGCACTGACGTATGCGGGCGGCGTGCTGATGGCGGGCGATCGCCGCGCCACGATGGGCAATGTCATCGCCAGCCGGCACATCGAGAAAGTTTTTCCGGCCGATGAATATTCGGTGCTGGGCATCGCCGGCACGGCCGGCCTGGCCATCGACATCACCAGGCTGTTCCAGGTGGAGCTGGAGCACTACGAAAAAATAGAGGGAACGCTCCTGAGCCTGGTGGGCAAGGCCAACCGCCTGGGGGCCATGATCCGCGGAAATCTCCCGATGGCGATGCAGGGGATGGCCGTTATCCCGCTGTTCGCCGGATTCGACCACGTCAGCGGTATTGGCCGGCTGTTCTCCTACGACGTCACGGGCGGCCGCTATGAAGAACAGGAACACCACTCAGTAGGCTCAGGATCGGTGTTTGCCAGGGGCGCCCTGAAGAAGCTGTGGAAGCCCAACCTCTCCGAGGAAGACGCGGTCGCTGTTGCAGTCGAAGCCCTGTACGACGCCGCGGACGACGATTCCGCGACCGGCGGTCCGGACCCTGTCCGCCAACTTTGGCCGGTGGTCTATACCGTGAACAGAGCCGGTAACCGAAGGGTCCCGGAGCGCGACCTCGCAGCAATCGCCGGAGCAATCGTTGAATCGCGCGCCATCGCCGGACGGGAGGCCTGA
- the prcA gene encoding proteasome subunit alpha, producing the protein MTQQFYVSPEQLMKDRADFARKGIARGRSVVVISCADGIALIAENPSPSLHKIGEIYDKIAFAAVGKYNEFESLRQAGVRYADVRGYSYDREDVTARGLASVYAQSLGAVFTAEQKPFEVELAVAEVGAAQEQDHLYRLTFDGSIADENGFVVMGGLADQISDVVRGAWESELSLAGAMRLALRALAVDKEVEALPATAVEAAVLYRASESHRGSRRAFRRLLPEDMTRLLNEEA; encoded by the coding sequence ATGACGCAGCAGTTCTATGTTTCTCCGGAACAACTGATGAAGGACCGCGCGGACTTCGCCCGGAAGGGCATCGCCCGTGGCCGATCCGTGGTGGTCATCAGCTGCGCCGACGGCATCGCCCTGATCGCGGAGAACCCGTCACCATCCCTGCATAAGATCGGGGAGATCTACGACAAAATTGCCTTCGCAGCGGTGGGCAAGTACAACGAGTTCGAGAGCCTGCGGCAAGCCGGGGTCCGCTATGCCGACGTCCGCGGTTACTCCTACGACCGCGAAGACGTCACGGCCCGCGGGCTGGCCAGCGTGTACGCACAAAGCCTGGGAGCTGTGTTCACTGCAGAACAAAAGCCTTTCGAGGTGGAATTGGCGGTGGCGGAGGTCGGTGCGGCACAGGAGCAGGACCACCTCTACCGGCTGACCTTCGACGGTTCCATCGCCGATGAGAACGGTTTCGTGGTCATGGGCGGCCTGGCAGATCAAATTTCCGACGTCGTCCGCGGGGCTTGGGAGTCCGAGCTCAGTTTGGCCGGCGCCATGCGTCTGGCCCTGCGCGCGCTGGCAGTCGACAAGGAAGTGGAAGCCCTTCCGGCCACCGCTGTCGAGGCGGCAGTCCTCTACCGCGCGTCGGAGAGCCACCGCGGATCACGCAGGGCGTTCCGACGCCTGCTGCCCGAGGACATGACCCGGTTGCTCAACGAGGAGGCCTGA
- the pafA gene encoding Pup--protein ligase gives MDKRIFGIETEFGISYSSPDSRPLAPEEVARYLFRKVVSWGRSSNVFLTNGSRLYLDVGSHPEYATAECDDLAQLIAHDRAGELILDDLVDEAQTRLAAEGFNGTVYLFKNNTDSAGNSYGSHENYLIPRRGEFSRLAEILIPFLVTRQLIAGAGKVLKTPHGATFAFSQRADHIWEGVSSATTRSRPIINTRDEPHADAEFYRRLHVIVGDSNMSETSALLKVGTVDLILRMIESGVIMRDMRMENPIRSIREISHDLTGRALVRLANGRQLTALDIQREYLTKVTEFVAANGAHNQHVPLILDLWKRTLDAIESGDTSTIDTEVDWAIKKKLMDSYMRRHGLSLDSPRIAQLDLTYHDISKQRGLFFLLQSRGAARRLVTETDVKDAVDAPPQTTRAKLRGDFVRRAQELGRDYTVDWVHLKLNDRAHQTILCKDPFRSEDERVDALLDSMG, from the coding sequence ATGGACAAACGAATATTCGGCATCGAAACGGAGTTCGGGATTTCCTATTCCAGCCCGGATTCACGCCCGCTGGCGCCTGAGGAAGTGGCCCGGTACCTCTTCAGGAAGGTCGTCAGCTGGGGAAGGTCTTCGAACGTCTTCCTGACGAACGGCTCGCGGCTTTACCTGGACGTAGGCTCGCACCCGGAATATGCCACAGCCGAGTGCGATGACCTTGCCCAGCTCATCGCGCACGACCGGGCGGGCGAGCTCATTCTCGACGACCTCGTGGACGAAGCCCAGACAAGGCTCGCCGCAGAGGGATTCAACGGAACCGTCTATCTCTTCAAGAACAATACGGATTCGGCCGGCAACTCCTACGGCAGCCATGAGAACTACCTGATTCCGCGCCGCGGGGAATTCTCCCGCTTGGCGGAGATCCTGATTCCGTTCCTGGTCACACGTCAGTTGATCGCAGGGGCGGGCAAGGTCCTGAAGACTCCGCACGGAGCCACCTTTGCCTTCTCCCAGCGCGCCGACCACATCTGGGAAGGCGTGTCATCGGCAACCACCCGATCACGTCCCATCATCAACACGCGCGACGAGCCCCATGCGGATGCCGAGTTCTACCGCCGCCTTCACGTGATCGTGGGCGACTCAAACATGTCCGAAACCTCGGCTCTGCTCAAGGTCGGCACCGTCGACCTGATCCTCCGCATGATCGAGTCCGGTGTCATCATGCGGGACATGCGCATGGAAAACCCCATCCGCAGCATCCGCGAGATCTCCCACGACCTCACAGGCCGGGCGCTCGTCCGGCTTGCCAACGGCAGGCAACTCACGGCACTCGATATCCAGCGCGAGTACCTGACCAAAGTCACGGAGTTCGTGGCGGCCAACGGCGCCCACAATCAGCATGTTCCGCTCATCCTTGACTTGTGGAAGCGAACGCTGGACGCCATCGAGTCCGGTGACACCAGCACCATCGACACCGAGGTTGACTGGGCCATCAAGAAGAAGCTCATGGACAGCTATATGCGGCGGCATGGACTCAGCCTGGATTCGCCGCGGATCGCGCAATTGGACCTGACCTACCATGACATCTCAAAGCAGCGGGGTCTGTTCTTCCTGCTCCAGTCCAGGGGAGCTGCGCGCAGGCTGGTCACGGAGACCGACGTCAAGGACGCCGTGGATGCACCACCGCAGACCACCCGTGCAAAGTTGCGCGGGGATTTCGTCCGTCGGGCACAAGAGCTCGGCCGTGACTACACCGTCGACTGGGTCCACCTGAAGCTCAACGACCGCGCACACCAGACCATCCTCTGCAAGGATCCCTTCCGGAGCGAAGATGAGCGGGTGGATGCCCTCCTGGACTCCATGGGCTGA
- a CDS encoding FKBP-type peptidyl-prolyl cis-trans isomerase produces the protein MRRLLAILLPALLLITACGGSNPAAEPTSQSAGDLSKLDSVKVTDNGNDKAPGVEFSKPLSVTEPTVKVVVEGDGERVKAGQTAELVYVAVDGNDGKTVEDAYTNGPQPIDLTDELKSGNQQIYNAIVGAKIGSQIAFAAPGNASASPAASTQLVVFKLLSAKDPAPVLDKPEGDTVTPPAGLPTVKEDDKGIPQISVDGVAAPKELIAQDLIKGKGAVVKATDTLTVNYVGVNLVGGTKFDSSYDRGKSTSFPLTGVIKGWTQGLEGKTVGSRVLLVIPQDLAYGAAGQGEAKGDLVFVVDILGVK, from the coding sequence GTGCGCCGACTCCTAGCAATTCTCCTTCCTGCCCTGCTGCTCATTACCGCGTGCGGCGGAAGCAACCCGGCCGCCGAGCCCACCAGCCAGTCCGCCGGTGACCTCTCCAAGCTCGACTCCGTGAAAGTGACGGATAACGGTAACGACAAGGCCCCCGGCGTTGAGTTCTCGAAGCCGCTGAGCGTCACCGAGCCCACCGTCAAGGTGGTTGTCGAAGGTGACGGAGAGCGCGTAAAGGCCGGCCAGACGGCTGAGCTTGTCTACGTGGCCGTCGACGGCAACGACGGCAAGACGGTGGAAGACGCCTACACCAACGGGCCTCAGCCGATCGACTTGACGGACGAACTGAAGTCCGGCAACCAGCAGATCTACAACGCAATCGTTGGAGCCAAGATCGGCTCACAGATTGCCTTCGCAGCTCCCGGCAACGCCTCGGCTTCACCGGCCGCCTCTACGCAGCTGGTCGTCTTCAAGCTGCTCTCGGCCAAGGATCCGGCCCCCGTGCTGGACAAGCCCGAAGGCGATACTGTCACTCCTCCCGCCGGTCTGCCAACGGTGAAGGAAGACGACAAGGGAATCCCGCAGATCTCCGTTGACGGTGTTGCTGCGCCCAAGGAACTTATTGCCCAGGATCTCATCAAGGGCAAGGGTGCAGTCGTCAAGGCAACCGACACCTTGACCGTGAACTACGTAGGCGTGAACCTCGTGGGTGGTACCAAGTTCGATTCCAGTTACGACCGCGGAAAGTCCACCAGTTTCCCGCTCACCGGCGTAATCAAGGGCTGGACCCAGGGGCTGGAGGGCAAGACTGTCGGCTCCCGCGTGCTCTTGGTGATTCCGCAGGACCTCGCCTACGGCGCAGCCGGCCAGGGCGAAGCCAAGGGCGACCTCGTCTTCGTCGTGGACATCCTGGGCGTTAAGTAA
- a CDS encoding FKBP-type peptidyl-prolyl cis-trans isomerase — protein MSFGQRDFDRTKPEIDFPEGDVPTDLVITDLIEGTGPEAKAGDTVSTHYVGVAWSTGEEFDASWGRGAPLDFRVGVGQVIQGWDQGLLGMKVGGRRRLEIPSELAYGSRGAGGAIKPNEALIFVVDLVAVR, from the coding sequence ATGTCATTTGGTCAGCGTGACTTCGACCGCACCAAGCCGGAGATCGATTTCCCCGAAGGCGACGTCCCCACGGACCTCGTCATCACGGACCTCATCGAGGGAACTGGTCCTGAAGCCAAGGCCGGAGACACCGTGTCCACCCACTACGTGGGCGTTGCCTGGTCAACCGGCGAAGAGTTCGACGCTTCCTGGGGCCGTGGGGCTCCCCTTGACTTCCGCGTCGGAGTCGGCCAGGTCATCCAGGGCTGGGACCAGGGCCTCCTGGGCATGAAGGTTGGCGGCCGCCGTCGCCTGGAAATCCCCTCGGAGCTGGCCTACGGCTCCCGCGGCGCCGGTGGAGCCATCAAGCCGAACGAAGCACTGATCTTCGTGGTTGACCTCGTAGCTGTCCGCTAG
- a CDS encoding helix-turn-helix transcriptional regulator, with product MSASRTERLLNLLLALLNTKVGLSRSVLREKVYHDTAGNDVSFGRMFERDKADLKQFGFEVETLMDPSSFGADDPASARYRIGKDSNRLPEVKLTPAECTVLLLAAQLWERAALGNAAANAVRKLQAAGGFTDVELPAGVQPRIKPAGQAFDDVVAAMHGRHPVRFGYLAISTGREETREVEPWGLGSRFGQWYLVGFDRGRGAKRIFRLSRMTTALTLVAGSSFEPPAGFNAKAELAALNELPLQKAILDVDKDRLLALRKRAIATGQSADGGVRDRIQVDFRDPEQLAEELASYGPQVKVSEPADLRTAVVRRLKAAEDFGAAPAVEVGFPEAGRAPRARKRTSEDQLARMLQLVPFLVHHQGLHIQEVADRFGVSRKDLIDDLKILICSGLPEGYPDDLLDIQWENDHVYISEHLDLNRPVRFSEDEAAALLTGLAMLGDLPVLAGVAGDEAGSALESVTIKLTGAAGQAGRLAGSVAGQSVAPEQSEAFATITQAIRDGQQLRLRYLSLQRDEVTERDVDPLRLYSMDNTWYFEAYCHSKAGIRNFRLDRVESLEPNGRAVAGPAPTGQDFPARLFTPSDDDLQVVLQLTRQGAGLADDYYAERTAQLPDGGLLAEVRFGDAGWLPMFVAQHGGTVRILQPKALQDKALAWVRAALAQYDSASDAQAG from the coding sequence GTGTCCGCATCCCGCACTGAACGACTCCTGAACCTTCTCCTTGCTTTGCTCAACACCAAGGTGGGGCTCTCACGCTCCGTGCTGCGCGAAAAGGTCTACCACGATACCGCCGGAAACGATGTCTCCTTTGGGCGCATGTTTGAGCGTGACAAGGCCGACCTCAAGCAGTTCGGCTTCGAGGTGGAGACATTGATGGACCCCAGCAGCTTCGGCGCCGATGACCCTGCCTCAGCGCGCTACAGGATCGGTAAGGACTCCAACAGGCTGCCGGAAGTGAAGCTGACTCCGGCAGAGTGCACGGTCCTCCTTCTGGCCGCCCAACTGTGGGAGCGCGCTGCCCTGGGAAATGCTGCCGCCAATGCCGTCCGTAAGTTGCAGGCCGCCGGCGGATTCACCGACGTCGAACTTCCTGCGGGGGTTCAGCCGCGGATCAAACCGGCCGGACAGGCTTTCGACGACGTCGTTGCCGCCATGCATGGCAGGCATCCCGTCCGTTTCGGCTACCTCGCCATCAGCACCGGCCGCGAGGAAACCCGCGAGGTGGAGCCATGGGGGCTCGGCAGCCGCTTCGGCCAGTGGTACCTGGTGGGCTTCGACAGGGGGAGAGGCGCAAAGAGAATCTTCCGGCTCTCGCGGATGACCACCGCACTGACCTTGGTGGCGGGCAGCAGTTTTGAACCTCCGGCAGGCTTCAACGCCAAGGCTGAGCTCGCTGCGCTCAACGAGCTGCCACTTCAAAAGGCCATCCTGGATGTGGACAAAGACCGCTTGCTGGCGCTGCGCAAGAGGGCAATCGCCACTGGACAGTCCGCTGACGGGGGAGTCCGTGACCGGATCCAGGTTGATTTCAGGGATCCCGAACAACTCGCCGAGGAGCTGGCGTCCTACGGCCCGCAGGTGAAGGTGTCAGAACCGGCCGACTTGCGCACCGCCGTCGTCCGACGCCTGAAGGCTGCAGAGGACTTTGGCGCCGCACCGGCAGTGGAGGTGGGGTTCCCCGAAGCGGGACGCGCACCGCGCGCCCGGAAGCGCACTTCGGAAGACCAGTTGGCAAGGATGCTGCAGTTGGTGCCGTTCCTGGTCCATCACCAGGGCCTGCATATCCAGGAGGTCGCTGACCGTTTCGGCGTCTCCCGCAAGGATCTGATCGATGACCTCAAAATACTCATCTGTTCGGGCCTTCCCGAGGGTTACCCGGATGATCTGCTGGACATACAGTGGGAAAACGATCATGTGTATATCTCGGAGCATCTGGACCTGAACAGGCCGGTCCGTTTCAGTGAGGACGAGGCCGCCGCGTTGCTGACCGGCCTGGCCATGCTGGGGGATCTGCCCGTACTGGCTGGCGTGGCCGGCGACGAAGCCGGCAGTGCACTGGAATCTGTCACCATCAAGCTGACCGGCGCTGCAGGGCAGGCCGGCCGCTTGGCCGGTTCAGTGGCCGGCCAGTCGGTGGCACCGGAACAGTCCGAGGCCTTTGCCACCATCACGCAGGCGATCAGGGACGGGCAACAGCTGCGTCTGCGGTATTTGTCGCTGCAGCGCGATGAGGTAACCGAGCGGGACGTCGACCCTTTGCGGCTCTATTCGATGGACAACACCTGGTATTTCGAGGCCTACTGCCACAGCAAGGCCGGAATCAGGAATTTCAGGTTGGACAGGGTGGAGTCGCTGGAACCGAATGGCCGGGCCGTGGCGGGTCCCGCACCGACCGGCCAGGACTTCCCCGCGCGGCTGTTTACCCCCAGCGACGACGACCTCCAGGTGGTGCTCCAGCTGACCCGCCAGGGTGCCGGGCTTGCCGATGACTACTACGCGGAACGCACCGCCCAACTGCCCGACGGCGGCCTGCTCGCCGAGGTGCGGTTCGGTGACGCAGGGTGGTTGCCCATGTTCGTGGCACAGCATGGTGGAACGGTACGGATCCTGCAGCCAAAGGCCCTGCAAGACAAGGCCCTCGCCTGGGTGAGGGCTGCCCTGGCGCAGTACGACTCTGCTTCCGACGCCCAGGCTGGCTAG
- the tatA gene encoding Sec-independent protein translocase subunit TatA, which yields MRLEGWHLIIIIVLALVLFAAPKLPSMARSIGQSMRIFKSEVREMKKDGSSEAKDSQDGSDAVEGKVVGHPDAKTQNVKAQNTGETDVPPSNRV from the coding sequence ATGAGGCTCGAAGGCTGGCATCTCATCATCATCATCGTCCTGGCTCTGGTGCTTTTTGCCGCACCGAAGCTGCCGTCAATGGCGCGCAGCATTGGGCAGTCGATGCGTATTTTCAAGTCTGAAGTCCGGGAAATGAAGAAGGACGGTTCTTCAGAGGCGAAGGACTCCCAGGACGGTTCCGACGCCGTTGAAGGCAAGGTCGTGGGCCACCCGGACGCCAAGACACAGAACGTGAAGGCACAGAACACCGGCGAGACCGACGTTCCGCCCTCCAACCGCGTCTAA
- the tatC gene encoding twin-arginine translocase subunit TatC: protein MVETKGRKANPEARMALLDHLKELKNRLFKAAIGVILGTVVGFIVYQPLLEALIKPIKDLNEKEGRAATLNFDGVASSFDLMVQVSVFLGVLLSSPVWIYQLWAFIVPGLHKKERRLALSFVAAAVPLFIGGVLLAWLVLPNAVRVLTDFTPIGGSNFISAEIYLAFVLRLLLAFGIAFLVPVVLVGLNLAGIVKGKQLVKSWRITIFLVCLFAAMAAPGADAMSMFYLAAPMLLLFFAAIGVCLLNDRRRERRAIKRAAETEATADIATPASDLENL, encoded by the coding sequence GTGGTAGAGACGAAGGGGCGCAAGGCCAACCCCGAAGCCCGGATGGCGCTTCTTGACCATCTCAAGGAGCTGAAGAACCGGCTCTTCAAGGCTGCAATCGGCGTCATCCTCGGGACAGTGGTGGGCTTCATTGTCTACCAGCCGCTCCTGGAGGCGCTGATCAAGCCGATCAAAGACCTCAATGAAAAAGAGGGTCGCGCTGCGACACTGAACTTCGATGGCGTAGCCAGTTCGTTCGACCTCATGGTCCAGGTTTCGGTATTCCTCGGCGTGCTGCTTTCGAGCCCGGTATGGATCTATCAACTCTGGGCTTTCATTGTGCCCGGCCTGCACAAGAAAGAGCGTCGACTCGCGTTGTCATTCGTGGCTGCGGCGGTCCCGTTGTTTATCGGTGGCGTTCTTCTTGCCTGGCTTGTCCTGCCCAACGCCGTGCGGGTCCTGACGGATTTCACCCCCATTGGCGGTTCAAACTTCATCAGCGCCGAAATTTACCTTGCGTTCGTCCTCCGGCTCCTGTTGGCGTTCGGCATTGCCTTCCTGGTTCCGGTGGTGCTTGTTGGCCTGAACCTGGCCGGCATCGTCAAAGGAAAGCAGCTCGTCAAGAGCTGGCGCATCACCATTTTCCTGGTGTGCTTGTTCGCCGCCATGGCCGCCCCGGGGGCGGATGCCATGAGCATGTTCTACCTGGCAGCACCCATGCTGTTGCTGTTTTTCGCAGCCATTGGGGTTTGCCTCCTCAACGACCGTCGTCGTGAACGCCGCGCCATCAAGCGGGCTGCCGAGACGGAAGCCACTGCGGATATCGCCACCCCGGCCTCCGATCTGGAGAATCTCTAG
- a CDS encoding DEAD/DEAH box helicase, with product MSSFPGSPSPSERYQAAAQRAAEAKTYLGAFAGSLNFELDDFQREACKSLQEGRGVLVAAPTGAGKTIVGEFAIFLALQRGLKAFYTTPIKALSNQKYSELAEKYGAANVGLLTGDTTINGEAPVVVMTTEVLRNMLYADSETLSDLGFVVMDEVHYLADRFRGAVWEEVIIHLPSEVQVASLSATVSNAEEFGAWLDTVRGDTDVIVSEHRPVPLWQHVMVGREIVDLFAGDTTFDEIAPVAPGAQETDAPDLSEAGEVSSEPSNGRRVSSKQASATKVRQAVTGPEFEVNPDLLAMARSESRMNMNGRFGHGGRSRRRQDRNRDERQQSEQRSPVRKASRPQVIESLRRQDLLPAITFIFSRAGCDGAVAQCAASGLWLTTEREQQIIAQRVDEASHEIPADDLDVLGFWGWRDGLVRGFAAHHAGMLPTFKEVVEKLFADGLVKAVFATETLALGVNMPARCVVLEKLEKFNGEAHVNITAGEYTQLTGRAGRRGIDVEGHAVVLWQPGTDPAAVAGLASRRTYPLNSSFRPTYNMSINLIAQFGRVRAREILESSFAQFQADRSVVGLARQVRGREESLAGYAKSMSCHLGDFTEYAKLRRELSDAENRAARDHQRARKSRVADSLARLIPGDVISVYSGRLAGHAVVLDVDPNAREPRPSVLTQDNQLRRIGVHDLDGPVSPVTRIRIPKSFNAKVPKSRRDLASSMRHAISEDAPQRHRNSRHEDFGLGARLPDQEKKIADLRRALRAHPCHGCSEREDHARWSERWWKLRKETDGLVRQIQGRTNTIAKTFDRVCEVLSVYGYLETNDAGDVTISADGQRLRRIYGEKDLLISQSIRQGAINDLDAAELASFASTLVYQAKREDRGLRPKMPTVSLETAVDVVVREWSRLEDTEEQHRLPLTGEPELGLMWPMYKWAKGRHLQEVLSGTDLAAGDFVRWAKQIVDLLDQLAKIPQLDPRLARICRDAIDLVRRGVVAYSTVA from the coding sequence ATGTCTTCGTTTCCCGGGTCTCCTTCTCCATCAGAGCGTTACCAGGCGGCAGCCCAGAGGGCGGCCGAGGCTAAAACCTATCTCGGTGCTTTCGCCGGCTCGCTCAACTTCGAGCTGGATGATTTCCAGCGCGAAGCCTGCAAGTCCCTGCAGGAGGGGCGGGGAGTATTGGTGGCAGCCCCAACCGGTGCCGGCAAGACGATCGTCGGGGAATTCGCCATCTTCCTGGCCCTACAGCGGGGACTCAAGGCTTTCTATACAACTCCCATCAAGGCCCTGAGCAACCAGAAGTACTCGGAACTGGCAGAAAAGTACGGTGCGGCCAACGTCGGTCTGCTGACAGGCGACACCACCATCAACGGTGAAGCACCGGTAGTGGTGATGACCACCGAAGTCCTCCGGAACATGCTGTACGCGGATTCCGAGACGCTCAGCGACCTCGGTTTCGTCGTGATGGACGAAGTCCACTACCTGGCCGACCGCTTCCGCGGTGCAGTCTGGGAAGAGGTGATCATCCACCTGCCCAGCGAGGTCCAGGTGGCATCACTGAGTGCCACCGTATCCAACGCCGAAGAGTTCGGTGCGTGGCTGGACACTGTGCGGGGCGATACTGACGTGATCGTGTCCGAGCATCGTCCCGTGCCTCTGTGGCAGCACGTCATGGTGGGCCGGGAAATCGTGGATCTCTTCGCTGGCGATACCACTTTCGACGAAATCGCGCCGGTTGCCCCGGGAGCCCAGGAAACCGACGCGCCCGATCTCTCGGAAGCCGGCGAGGTATCCAGCGAACCGAGCAATGGCCGCCGTGTCTCTTCCAAGCAAGCGTCCGCCACGAAGGTGCGCCAGGCAGTGACCGGACCCGAATTCGAGGTCAATCCTGACCTCCTAGCCATGGCACGTTCAGAGAGCCGGATGAACATGAACGGACGGTTCGGCCACGGTGGCCGCAGCCGCCGTCGTCAGGACCGGAACCGTGACGAGCGCCAGCAGTCCGAACAACGCAGTCCTGTACGCAAGGCGAGCCGCCCGCAGGTCATCGAAAGCCTCCGGCGGCAGGACCTCCTGCCTGCCATCACCTTCATCTTCTCCCGCGCAGGCTGTGATGGTGCCGTGGCCCAGTGCGCAGCGTCCGGCCTGTGGCTCACCACTGAGCGGGAGCAACAGATCATCGCCCAGCGCGTGGACGAAGCGAGCCACGAGATCCCTGCGGACGACCTCGATGTCCTCGGCTTCTGGGGCTGGCGTGACGGGTTGGTCAGGGGCTTCGCCGCCCACCATGCCGGTATGCTCCCCACTTTCAAGGAAGTGGTGGAAAAGCTCTTCGCCGACGGCCTGGTCAAAGCGGTCTTCGCCACGGAAACGCTCGCTTTGGGGGTCAACATGCCTGCCCGGTGCGTGGTCCTGGAAAAGCTCGAGAAGTTCAACGGCGAAGCTCACGTCAACATCACAGCGGGTGAGTACACCCAGCTGACGGGTCGCGCCGGAAGGCGGGGGATCGACGTCGAAGGCCATGCCGTTGTGTTGTGGCAACCCGGGACGGATCCCGCGGCAGTAGCCGGCCTGGCATCCAGGCGCACCTACCCCCTGAACTCCAGCTTCAGGCCCACGTACAACATGAGCATCAACCTCATTGCCCAGTTCGGACGCGTGAGGGCACGGGAGATCCTGGAGTCCTCCTTCGCGCAGTTCCAAGCCGACCGATCCGTAGTGGGCCTTGCCCGACAGGTCCGTGGGCGGGAAGAGTCACTGGCGGGATACGCCAAGTCCATGAGCTGCCATCTGGGCGATTTCACCGAGTACGCCAAGCTCCGGCGTGAACTCAGCGACGCGGAAAACCGTGCCGCCCGCGACCACCAACGGGCGCGCAAATCACGCGTCGCTGATTCGCTGGCACGGCTGATCCCGGGTGACGTCATCAGCGTCTACAGCGGCCGGCTCGCGGGGCACGCGGTGGTCCTTGATGTTGACCCCAACGCCCGCGAACCACGGCCCTCGGTACTGACCCAGGACAACCAGCTCCGCCGGATCGGCGTCCACGACCTCGACGGTCCCGTGTCACCGGTAACCCGGATCCGCATTCCCAAGTCGTTCAATGCCAAGGTGCCAAAGTCCCGCCGCGACCTCGCCTCGTCCATGCGCCATGCCATCAGTGAGGACGCACCCCAACGCCACCGGAACAGCCGGCATGAGGACTTCGGCCTGGGGGCCCGCCTGCCGGACCAGGAGAAGAAGATTGCGGATCTCCGGCGCGCACTCCGGGCCCACCCCTGCCATGGCTGCAGCGAGCGGGAGGACCATGCGCGGTGGTCCGAGCGCTGGTGGAAGCTCCGCAAGGAGACCGACGGGCTGGTGCGCCAGATTCAAGGCCGTACCAACACCATCGCGAAAACCTTCGACCGTGTGTGTGAGGTCCTCTCCGTTTACGGGTACCTGGAAACAAACGACGCCGGCGACGTCACCATCAGTGCCGACGGGCAGCGCCTTCGCCGGATCTACGGGGAGAAAGACCTGCTCATTTCCCAGTCCATCCGGCAGGGTGCCATCAACGACCTCGATGCGGCAGAACTGGCTTCCTTCGCCAGCACGCTGGTCTACCAGGCCAAGCGTGAAGACCGCGGGCTTCGCCCGAAGATGCCAACCGTCTCGCTGGAAACGGCCGTTGACGTGGTTGTCCGTGAGTGGTCTCGACTGGAGGACACCGAGGAGCAACACCGGCTCCCGCTGACCGGCGAGCCGGAACTCGGTTTGATGTGGCCCATGTACAAGTGGGCCAAGGGCCGCCATCTCCAGGAGGTGCTCAGCGGAACAGACCTGGCGGCCGGAGATTTCGTCCGCTGGGCCAAGCAGATAGTGGACCTCCTGGACCAGCTCGCCAAAATCCCGCAGCTCGACCCCCGCTTGGCCAGGATTTGCCGTGACGCGATCGATTTGGTCCGCCGCGGCGTGGTGGCATACTCCACGGTGGCCTAG